A portion of the Magnetovibrio sp. genome contains these proteins:
- a CDS encoding 2OG-Fe(II) oxygenase: MAHGSVTPVLPPSAGGGNSLAYWIVIPNAFSADECRHLTDVFAQLDAVNGGLVAGRFDQNVRQSALVWVPEREDLAWVDTRMARLAADANRQLFNYALDGFDEQLQMAAYGPGHYYDWHIDRGQGSTAGRRKLTLSVQLTQPDAYAGGELEINADGRPFQAPRDQGTAVVFAATTLHRVAPVLSGLRHSLVAWVHGPAFV; the protein is encoded by the coding sequence ATGGCTCACGGGTCGGTCACGCCTGTTTTGCCGCCTTCTGCGGGTGGGGGGAACTCCCTTGCCTATTGGATCGTGATCCCGAACGCCTTTTCCGCCGACGAATGCCGACATCTTACCGATGTGTTCGCGCAACTGGACGCCGTCAATGGCGGTCTGGTGGCGGGGCGTTTCGACCAAAACGTCCGCCAGTCGGCGCTGGTGTGGGTGCCCGAACGCGAAGACCTCGCCTGGGTCGATACGCGCATGGCGCGTCTGGCCGCCGACGCCAATCGCCAACTGTTCAATTACGCGCTGGACGGTTTCGACGAGCAGTTGCAAATGGCCGCATACGGTCCCGGTCATTACTACGACTGGCACATCGATCGCGGCCAGGGCAGCACGGCGGGGCGGCGTAAGCTGACCCTTTCGGTGCAACTCACCCAACCCGACGCTTATGCGGGCGGTGAATTGGAAATCAACGCCGACGGCCGCCCCTTTCAAGCCCCGCGCGACCAAGGCACGGCGGTGGTGTTTGCCGCCACCACCTTGCACCGCGTGGCGCCGGTGCTCAGCGGTTTGCGCCACTCCCTGGTCGCCTGGGTTCACGGCCCGGCGTTCGTTTAG
- the purN gene encoding phosphoribosylglycinamide formyltransferase → MKLAVLVSGRGSNLQALIDACAAEDYPAEIALVLSNKADAYGLERARQADIPTAVLSHKDFADRESFDEAMSAKIEEAGAELVCLAGFMRLLSDGFVRKWRDRLINIHPSLLPAYKGLHVHERAIEEGARFSGCTVHFVRPAMDEGPIISQAVVPVHPTDTPDDLAARILEQEHVIYPRAVKFIAEGRVRVSAERVLINDHAVPDGAMSNPAG, encoded by the coding sequence ATGAAGCTTGCGGTGCTCGTTTCCGGTCGCGGTTCCAATCTGCAAGCGTTGATCGACGCCTGCGCGGCGGAAGACTACCCCGCCGAAATCGCCCTGGTGCTGTCCAACAAGGCCGACGCCTACGGTCTGGAGCGCGCCCGTCAAGCCGACATCCCCACCGCAGTGCTCAGCCACAAGGATTTCGCCGACCGCGAAAGCTTCGACGAAGCCATGAGCGCCAAGATCGAAGAAGCCGGCGCGGAACTGGTGTGTCTGGCGGGTTTCATGCGGTTGCTGTCTGACGGCTTCGTGCGCAAATGGCGCGACCGCCTGATCAACATCCACCCGTCCCTGTTGCCGGCATATAAAGGCCTGCACGTGCACGAGCGCGCAATCGAGGAAGGCGCGCGTTTTTCCGGCTGCACGGTGCATTTCGTGCGCCCGGCCATGGACGAAGGCCCGATCATCAGTCAGGCCGTGGTTCCGGTGCACCCAACCGACACCCCCGACGATCTGGCCGCGCGCATCTTGGAACAAGAACACGTCATCTATCCCCGCGCGGTCAAATTCATCGCCGAGGGCCGGGTCAGGGTCAGCGCCGAGCGCGTGCTGATCAACGATCACGCCGTGCCCGACGGCGCGATGAGCAATCCGGCTGGCTAA